Below is a window of Jonesiaceae bacterium BS-20 DNA.
GAGCTGCGACAGGGCGTTTTGCAGACTGCTGGTTCAAGATGTGGTTAGCAACCATCACAGTCAACAGCATTGCACCCCAAATAAATGTTTTCATATAAGGGTCTAGGCGCATGATCGTGAAAGCACTTTGCAGTGACTGCAGCATGAAGAGACTCAAGAAGAGGCTTCCCACTCGGCCTCTCCCTCCGTAAGGGTCAAATCCGGCCAAGACCACCACGAGGATCGCTTGGAGAAGATAAGAGTCACCGAATCCAACACGAGCCGAGTTGACGCGTGAGGTCATGATGATTGCGGCTATTCCCACGAGAAGCCCGATCACCGCATACGTGACTAGGATCAGTCGTTCATTGCGCGCCCCGGAGAACCGGAGAGCAACACTATTTTCTCCGTACAGGAAGATCCTGCGTCCGTTGCGGGTGTACTTCAAGAAGAAAGCTAGGCCAGCAAACGCAACACACATGATCAAGAAGATCATTGGGATTGAAGCGAAAGTCGCTATTCCGATGTTGGCGAAAGCTGGGAGTGCAACGGCAACGCTCTGCCCATTAGTTATCACCATTCCCACCCCGGTGAACAAGATGAATGTACCTAGGGTTGCGAGAATCGGGGGTATCGAGAACTTTGCAATTAGCAGGCCGTTGAGCAGCCCGCACAGCACTCCAGTCACAAGTGCAGCAAGAATTGCTACTCCCATTACCAGCCCGGAGTTACTGTCAGTAATTGTAAGGATGTCTCCCGAAAGAAACTTCGCACAGACAATCGCAGAAAGAACTGCGGCAGCGACGATCGAGAGGTCGATACCACCCGTGAGCATGGCCAGTCCCATTGCAAGAGCCAGCAAACCAAATTCTGCTATTTGGGTTGCCATTGACTGCATATTGCTACCGCTAAGGAACCTATCGCCGAGAACCGCAACCATGGTCACGACCACTGCAAGCGTTAGAACAGCGAGGATGTTAAAGTTCCGATCGGCCCGCACAAGATTTCGAAAAGTGTTCATGAGAGTTTTCCTATTCATGATCAGCTCGCCACAAAGACGAGGTTGCGTCGGTCTGCTAGGCGCTGACGGCGGTACATAACCATGAGGCTAGCTAGCAGCACGGAACCAAAGAAAAGGTCGTTCCATGACGAGGACAGGCCAAGGAAAACTAGTGTCTTATCGAAGAGCTGTACCGTTACAACTCCAAGGATCGTGCCCAAGACGGTGCCCTCACCACCGGTTAGTTTCGCGCCACCAATGACAACGGCTGCAATTACCATGAGTTCCGTTCCCACCAACGACGTTGGGTTCACATACTTCAGTTCTGAGAAGTAGATAATTCCCATTAGTCCTGCAAGTCCACCAGTAGTGCAGTAGACAAACAGTTTGACTTTGAGAATGCTGATTCCAAGGCGTGATGCTGATTCTTCATCTGAACCAATCGCGTAAACCGAGCGCCCCAATAGGGTTCGGTTTAGCATGAACCAGATCCCGACGACTGCGGCGACGACGATTGGGAGAAAGACTGTCAGTCCGTAACGTCCTGACTCAGTGTTCACCGTGAACAAGTTTGCAGATCCAAAGTTCGCAAGTGAGTCTGGCATCTGCCCTAGCGGATAAGATTTTGTTCCAAATAGAACGGCCATCAACCCGTGGAATACGCTCATTGTTCCGAGCGTTACGATCAAGGTTGGCAACTTCAAGTAGTGGATCAACAGAGCGTTT
It encodes the following:
- a CDS encoding ABC transporter permease; this encodes MNTFRNLVRADRNFNILAVLTLAVVVTMVAVLGDRFLSGSNMQSMATQIAEFGLLALAMGLAMLTGGIDLSIVAAAVLSAIVCAKFLSGDILTITDSNSGLVMGVAILAALVTGVLCGLLNGLLIAKFSIPPILATLGTFILFTGVGMVITNGQSVAVALPAFANIGIATFASIPMIFLIMCVAFAGLAFFLKYTRNGRRIFLYGENSVALRFSGARNERLILVTYAVIGLLVGIAAIIMTSRVNSARVGFGDSYLLQAILVVVLAGFDPYGGRGRVGSLFLSLFMLQSLQSAFTIMRLDPYMKTFIWGAMLLTVMVANHILNQQSAKRPVAALPPQAVPKARENVGVQK
- a CDS encoding ABC transporter permease is translated as MEKYLSAIILAYIVIVAVKNPLFFSPETLFDMIRSGSGVMLLALGVLLVLVSGGIDVSFTAVAIVSSYLSVLTILNLGIDNVILASIIAIAIGTGLGAINALLIHYLKLPTLIVTLGTMSVFHGLMAVLFGTKSYPLGQMPDSLANFGSANLFTVNTESGRYGLTVFLPIVVAAVVGIWFMLNRTLLGRSVYAIGSDEESASRLGISILKVKLFVYCTTGGLAGLMGIIYFSELKYVNPTSLVGTELMVIAAVVIGGAKLTGGEGTVLGTILGVVTVQLFDKTLVFLGLSSSWNDLFFGSVLLASLMVMYRRQRLADRRNLVFVAS